tatgttggtCATCTTCCAAACTGCGATTGTGACTGGTGAGGCATCATCAGTTCTCTCTATGCTGCCCCCCAATGGATGAATCCGGAACTACCTGGAAAGTTCATGAACTTGCtggtgctgatgacacacagtatAAAGCTGAGAGACTCCCAGAACTGGAGTCAAATCTAAAAGCCTTACGACGCCACCAGAGAGACAACTCGACTGAGGAGCAAAACTAAAAGCCATTGAAATTGTTGAGCCTGCATGGATTCCAGCCTTCCCTCAGCTCATTCATGGGAATGGACTGGCCAGTGCGCAGTCTCTGGCCGGAGATCACATCTCTTTACAGACACGGAGAGGAACTGCAGGAGCTGAAGAGAAGCCTGGAGCAGCTGGAGAAACTTCAGGATAAGATCCTTGAGGAGATCCAACTGATGCCACCCTCACAGGAGATCTACCCAGTGGCCTGCACAATGGAGAAAGAGGGAAGCGGCTTTGCTTTGACGCTGGACACTAAAGACTTTTCCCCAGAAGAACTGTCAGTCAGACAGGTGGGCAGGAAGCTGCATGTCAGCGGAAAGAGTGAGAAGAAGCAGGAGGATGGGAAGGGCTCGTACTCTTTCAGAACCCAAGAGTTCAGGCGGGTGTTTGATCTTCCTCAAGGAGTGAATCCTGAGGCGTTGACCTGCTCCATGGCTGATGGAAAGCTCTATATACAGGCACCAGTAAATCAGCCGTCAGATGCCGCTGAGAGGATGCTGCCCATTGACTGTCAAACTGTGAAGACAA
This window of the Carassius gibelio isolate Cgi1373 ecotype wild population from Czech Republic chromosome B13, carGib1.2-hapl.c, whole genome shotgun sequence genome carries:
- the LOC127970511 gene encoding heat shock protein 30-like is translated as MGMDWPVRSLWPEITSLYRHGEELQELKRSLEQLEKLQDKILEEIQLMPPSQEIYPVACTMEKEGSGFALTLDTKDFSPEELSVRQVGRKLHVSGKSEKKQEDGKGSYSFRTQEFRRVFDLPQGVNPEALTCSMADGKLYIQAPVNQPSDAAERMLPIDCQTVKTTQPETADTSTTQTTVNNPESTEHRVQPSAGQS